ATGAATGATCGATTTAAGTTTTCTGATATTAGAAGTGTTGAGAATATGGTCAGAAGGCTCTCAACAGACAGTCTACCAAGGTCAAGAGCAAGTAAGACGCATTTTCAGTATGCAACGACAGCATATGATGTGCGCATGCTGAGTAAAGATATTGTAAATAAGAAAGTTGAACTAGATGTTGAGACTGTGATGATCATATGTAAGGTTGATGATCAGTCTGTTATTTTACTAATGAGAGAATTGGTAGAATGGATATTGGTTCGGTATCCCATGATTACAGTCTATGTAGAGGAAATTTTCAAGACATCTAAATTATTTGATGCAGATGATTTATTTAAAGATGTTAAATGTAGGAATTCTAGGTTAAAATATTGGACTCCAAAATTCATAAATGAGAATGATGTCTTTTTTGATCTAGTGATCACTATGGGGGGCGATGGTACGGTATTATTTGCCTCCCATTTGTTTCAAAAGCATGTTCCACCGATATTGTCATTTTCATTAGGCTCACTTGGTTTTTTAACTAACTTCAGTTTTGAGCATTTCAAAGAGGAATTGCCCTTAATTTTGAACAGTAAGATTAAAACAAATTTGAGAATGAGACTTGAAtgcaaaatatatagaagGCAAAAAGTTACTATGGACAACAGCACAGGGCGTAAGGTATGCTATATGAAATTAGAGTCTACCCGCCATGTTTTAAACGAACTCACTATAGACAGGGGTCCAAGTCCCTTCATTTCGATGCTGGAGCTTTATAGTGATAATGATTTAATGACTGTAGCACAAGCTGATGGTCTAATTGTTGCCACACCAACAGGTTCAACTGCATACTCCTTAAGTGCGGGTGGATCTTTGATAAATCCGGGTGTTAATGCAATTGCTGTCACACCCATTTGTCCGCACACACTAAGTTTCAGGCCAATTATCTTGCCTGATAGTATTGAACTGAAAATTCAAGTGTCCTTGAAATCAAGAGGTACTGCATGGATTGCATTTGATGGTAGACCTAAGATTGAACTAAATCGGGGTGACTATGTTACTGTTTCAGCGTCTCCTTTCTCGTTCCCAACAGTAGAGGCTAAACCTAGCGATTTCGTAGACAGCATTAGCAGAACTTTAGGGTGGAATGTTAGAGAAAAGCAAAAATCTTTCTCACACGTCTTATCTTTGAAGAATCAAGAAAAGTATGAGAATGAATCATacagaaataaaagagagctcgaaaatgaagaagctgaagagGAAATTTTGTTGGACGAAAGTGGTGAAATTACCGCTAGAAATCTTATTAAAGTCCCAGCAGACATTGATAGTGCTAGTAAAAGACATCACAAAAGCCCTTTAGGGAAAACAATACCCACAAAAAGTAGACGTATGTCAGCAGGATTTACTCTAGAGTAGCTACTATTGAATATATGTGTGTTAATGAACATGACGTTATTGTCGTCCACATTTCAACTGAgacttttatttttctctaGAGTCAAAATACACCACTATAAAttactattttattttatctatttgtctttatttgatagatggtattttataatattatgcATTAAATTATTGCTCATTTCATATATTATTTCGATactttttttcaaataagCTTGAACGGTGTCATGGACAAATGCTTGGTTCGTGGATTCCAATTCCATCGCATCACATTGGAAAACTTCgaaaacattaaaaattcaaaaataacttAAGCCCAGTGAAGGGGGgtgaaatttcaaatattttaaatgaTAAGTTTGATTAATTCCCGCATTGTTTTGTTCTCATATATTAGATCAATTGCTTTCGATCTGCTaagatattttaatttAAGTTTTTATTCCGTTTTTTTAgcatattattattgatcAAGCTTTATAGAAAATTTAGCAGCATTTAGATTTTTATCAACTTATCAAACCGCAGATGTCGCCAGACCCAAAATACAGTGCGTACTTATTAGATATTGAGGGTACATTGTGCCCATTGTCCTTTGTTAAGGATACCCTATACCCATTCTTTGTTCTACACGTCCAAAGAATTGTTTATGAAAATTTTAATGAGGAGCATCCAAAGGATGAATTTATTGCAGAGCAATTGGCCAAATATGATATAAAAGAGGAAGGTCAAGCtggtaaaaataaattggTGGAACATTTATTGGACCTAGTTGCCAATGACACCAAGGATTCTACTTTGAAAGCTCTCCAAGGTCACGTATGGGAAGTGGGTTACAATTCCGGTGAACTTGAGGTACCATTATACCCAGATGTTATTGACTTCCTGGTAAGGAATGACGGAAGAGGAGATGACAAAGTTCCTGTATACATTTATTCAAGTGGATCTATTCATGCTCAAAAACTGCTTTTTGGGCATGTTAAAAATTCCGGCAATTCCCACGCAAAAATTGCTGGTAATTGGGACCTGAATCGTTTTATTGATGGGTATTTCGATATAAATACAGCCGGTAAGAAGACAGAATCGAACTCTTACAAGAAAattcttgatgaaattaagATGACTGATAAACCACATGATGTTCTATTTTTAAGCGACAATGCAAAGGAATTGGATGCCGCTAAGGAGTGTGGTATTAGTGTTGGTTTAGCCATGAGAGCAGGCAATGTTACCGTCCCTAATGCAATTGATTATAAGCAATACTTCCAATTTACTAAATTGTAAAACACTTAATTATTGTGTGCTTTTGTCTGTTCTTAAATCGATTCCACAAGCATAATCAAATGGTTATGATATCTTAATATAATAAGTTTTCAGCtctaagaaaaataaaacaatgTCCCACtaattatataataaatacataCTAAGCTTCTATGATTTGTATTtgcaattttcttttttgattatGTTGGAGGCGTTACATCTACCTCGAGATTACGTGcattaattaaaataaaGTTACTAAGTCTAAAAAGGATACTATATTCTTATAATTAATATAGAACAATGATGTCATAAATCCCAAAGCTGATATGCTGGGCAAATGCATGTGAATAATGTTAAGATAGAAATACAATTATTAGTCAGCGTAGTCACTGAAGAGCATATTAGCAGCAAtctcttcatttttgtCACATGCAAAATATACCTGTATAACTAATGTACGCTCAAATCCAAGTTCGCAAAGTCTGGAAATAGCCTGCTCGTCCTCTGGTGAAAGAGTAATTGGGGCATTTTCTTCCGCAAAACCGTCAGCCCCCTCTACAGTATCGCCTTCCCCTTCTGCAATAGCCTCAAAATCCATAGCACCTTGTAAATTGTCACCAACTGCTTCAAGCAACATTGATACAAATACCTCTGGATTGGCCATAATCTGCTCACGAAGTTGTGGATATCTGTTACTTAAGTTTTCCAGGAGTGGAGCTAGTGCTTCGGGGTTACCAGATACGACTTGTCTTAAAGCCAATAAATCCTCCATAGTCAAACCAATGGAACCTGGAGGACCTCCAGTCGCAGATCCAGCACTCTCAGAGGTAGTACCTCCAGCAGTCTGTGCCGCACTTGGAGTAGCAGAGTCACGTGCTGCTTGTGCAAAAAGGTCGTCTTCTGCTGGTGGTTCGGCATTACCTTCAGTACTTTCCTCCTCATTCATATCAACATCGGCCTCGTGCTCTTGAGAGGTTTGGCCTTCTTGTGGTCTCAAGGTTTCTGGAATTCCCATCAGCAGATATTCAACAGCTCTGTCGGGATTGTTGAATGCCGCGCGAAGAGCACGCTCAACTTCGGCCCTTTCATATCCCATTTCCATTATTCTTTCGATTGTAGCGTTACGTTCTGAACCCACGACAAAGCCATCGTCGGTACCAGCATTAGGAGCTTCTGTGTTCTCAGAACTTGAATTAGTGGCAGGTTCTGTAGTCTCATTTTGGTTAGTTTCTGGCTGGGTAGAAGTTGCTGGGGTCGATTCAGAGGGGGTTTCTTCAGATTGTGCTTTTGGTGCAGAAGATTCTGTGACCTTAGTAGCGGTTGCCTTTTTGGCTGAAACCATAAATATCACCTCGTTACCATCCTTGAAGTTACAACTTTCAACGGAATCTCCATCCTTTAATACCTTACCTGAGAATATTAGTTTTATTTGGCTTGGATCACAGCTTAGTTTTTCACTTAAAGCTTCTTTAACTGCTACTATAGATTGAGAGCTTTCTAAATCAAGTGGGTACTTCTcctttttgaaattcttaAATGTAACACTCACCATATTGTAGGTTTATTCTATTATAGTCGTATCTTGTCTATTTTCAAGTCTTGATGAATAATAGATTCAGTAAATCGGTATTGCTCTGGTTAAAGTCggattttctttttgtatAACACAAATTAGTTTAGTTCTCCGAAAAGTATTATTACGCTCTTGATTATTAGTAACTATTCTGAGTAAAATAACCAAAATCTAAATGAATCCTATGTTAGATTTACGATTAGCCAATTGTCTTCCTGATTATTGATGCGACAAAAACTTGTACTCTT
This window of the Nakaseomyces glabratus chromosome L, complete sequence genome carries:
- the YEF1 gene encoding NADH/NAD(+) kinase (CAGL0L01265g~Ortholog(s) have NAD+ kinase activity, NADH kinase activity and role in NADP biosynthetic process) gives rise to the protein METSRRDSNEETKRTIMESDSRSTSVQSSSSSGGSMTPYSHSPRNSVPPITVSEEDMGPMNDRFKFSDIRSVENMVRRLSTDSLPRSRASKTHFQYATTAYDVRMLSKDIVNKKVELDVETVMIICKVDDQSVILLMRELVEWILVRYPMITVYVEEIFKTSKLFDADDLFKDVKCRNSRLKYWTPKFINENDVFFDLVITMGGDGTVLFASHLFQKHVPPILSFSLGSLGFLTNFSFEHFKEELPLILNSKIKTNLRMRLECKIYRRQKVTMDNSTGRKVCYMKLESTRHVLNELTIDRGPSPFISMLELYSDNDLMTVAQADGLIVATPTGSTAYSLSAGGSLINPGVNAIAVTPICPHTLSFRPIILPDSIELKIQVSLKSRGTAWIAFDGRPKIELNRGDYVTVSASPFSFPTVEAKPSDFVDSISRTLGWNVREKQKSFSHVLSLKNQEKYENESYRNKRELENEEAEEEILLDESGEITARNLIKVPADIDSASKRHHKSPLGKTIPTKSRRMSAGFTLE
- the UTR4 gene encoding putative acireductone synthase UTR4 (CAGL0L01287g~Haloacid dehalogenase-like hydrolase) codes for the protein MSPDPKYSAYLLDIEGTLCPLSFVKDTLYPFFVLHVQRIVYENFNEEHPKDEFIAEQLAKYDIKEEGQAGKNKLVEHLLDLVANDTKDSTLKALQGHVWEVGYNSGELEVPLYPDVIDFLVRNDGRGDDKVPVYIYSSGSIHAQKLLFGHVKNSGNSHAKIAGNWDLNRFIDGYFDINTAGKKTESNSYKKILDEIKMTDKPHDVLFLSDNAKELDAAKECGISVGLAMRAGNVTVPNAIDYKQYFQFTKL
- the RAD23 gene encoding Rad23p (CAGL0L01309g~Ortholog(s) have damaged DNA binding, peptide-N4-(N-acetyl-beta-glucosaminyl)asparagine amidase activity, proteasome binding, protein binding, bridging, ubiquitin binding activity), which codes for MVSVTFKNFKKEKYPLDLESSQSIVAVKEALSEKLSCDPSQIKLIFSGKVLKDGDSVESCNFKDGNEVIFMVSAKKATATKVTESSAPKAQSEETPSESTPATSTQPETNQNETTEPATNSSSENTEAPNAGTDDGFVVGSERNATIERIMEMGYERAEVERALRAAFNNPDRAVEYLLMGIPETLRPQEGQTSQEHEADVDMNEEESTEGNAEPPAEDDLFAQAARDSATPSAAQTAGGTTSESAGSATGGPPGSIGLTMEDLLALRQVVSGNPEALAPLLENLSNRYPQLREQIMANPEVFVSMLLEAVGDNLQGAMDFEAIAEGEGDTVEGADGFAEENAPITLSPEDEQAISRLCELGFERTLVIQVYFACDKNEEIAANMLFSDYAD